A genomic segment from Flavobacterium litorale encodes:
- a CDS encoding lipopolysaccharide kinase InaA family protein translates to MNSVIHPDFENKSVEITAIIENFTTQGTLFIDGKRNKIKLFELGNTTVNVKSFKVPNVLNKLVYRFFRKSKAQRSYEFANILLQNGIGTPQPIAYFENRVGLSLKDSYYMSEQLEADLTFRKLIEVTDYPEHEIILRQFTQFTFKLHEKGIAFLDHTPGNTLIKKVGHEQYEFFLVDLNRMQFHTKMNLEQRVINMAKLTPETDLITVMSDEYAKLYGCTYNEVFRPMVKHTQYFANRFHRKRAIKRKLGLRKK, encoded by the coding sequence ATGAATAGCGTTATACACCCTGATTTTGAGAACAAGTCTGTAGAAATTACAGCCATAATCGAAAATTTTACTACACAGGGTACTTTGTTTATCGATGGTAAACGAAACAAAATCAAGCTATTTGAGTTGGGCAATACTACCGTAAACGTAAAATCGTTTAAAGTTCCTAATGTATTAAATAAATTAGTGTACCGATTTTTCAGAAAATCGAAAGCACAACGTTCGTATGAGTTTGCCAATATACTATTACAAAATGGTATTGGTACACCACAACCTATCGCGTATTTTGAGAATAGGGTGGGATTATCCCTAAAAGATAGCTATTATATGAGTGAGCAGTTGGAAGCCGACCTTACTTTTAGGAAACTTATTGAAGTAACGGATTACCCTGAACACGAAATTATACTACGCCAATTTACCCAATTTACGTTTAAGCTACACGAAAAAGGTATTGCTTTTTTAGACCATACACCTGGTAATACACTAATAAAAAAAGTAGGGCATGAGCAATACGAGTTTTTTTTGGTAGACCTTAACCGTATGCAGTTTCATACCAAAATGAATTTAGAGCAGCGCGTTATTAATATGGCAAAACTTACACCTGAAACCGACTTAATTACGGTAATGAGTGATGAGTATGCTAAATTATACGGTTGCACGTACAATGAGGTATTCCGTCCAATGGTAAAACACACCCAGTATTTTGCCAATAGGTTTCACCGCAAGCGTGCCATTAAGCGTAAACTTGGACTACGAAAAAAATAA
- the ruvX gene encoding Holliday junction resolvase RuvX: protein MRILAIDYGQKRTGIAVTDEMQIIASGLITIPSETAITWLTEYFTNERVEKVLIGEPKQMNNEPSQSAPIIAAFIEKFKATFPNMPIALVDERFTSKMAFQTMIDSGLKKKQRQNKALVDEIAATIMLQDYLSRK from the coding sequence ATGAGAATACTTGCGATAGATTATGGACAAAAACGAACGGGTATAGCGGTTACCGACGAAATGCAGATAATAGCATCGGGGCTTATTACAATACCCTCCGAAACGGCAATAACTTGGCTAACCGAGTATTTTACAAACGAACGTGTAGAAAAGGTACTTATTGGAGAGCCTAAACAGATGAATAATGAACCCTCTCAGAGTGCACCCATTATAGCTGCTTTTATAGAAAAATTTAAAGCTACATTTCCAAATATGCCTATTGCATTGGTAGATGAACGTTTTACGAGTAAAATGGCTTTCCAGACCATGATTGATAGCGGATTAAAAAAGAAACAACGCCAAAATAAAGCCCTTGTTGACGAAATTGCTGCAACGATAATGCTACAGGATTATTTGTCACGGAAATGA
- a CDS encoding glycosyltransferase family 2 protein, translated as MKISVIVSTYNAEEWLEKVLIGYSNQTYKGFEVIIADDGSRSTTKDLIDRYAVNYPVTLRHIWHEDKGYRRQELLNIAIVEAANEYIIMTDGDCIPREDFVEVHAKFAEKGRFLSGGYCKLPMSTSKAITKDDILSKRCFDVKWLKSIDKLGFSQTLKLTASPVLATVLDTVTTTKPSFNNCNSSGFKEDMIAINGYDERMKYGGPDREFGERLENYGVMGKQIRHKAICLHLDHSRGYKTPESLAANLAIRKEVKEKKIKWTPYGIVKGEK; from the coding sequence ATGAAAATTTCGGTAATAGTTAGTACATACAATGCGGAAGAATGGCTGGAAAAAGTGCTTATAGGCTATAGCAACCAGACTTATAAGGGTTTTGAAGTTATTATTGCCGATGATGGTTCACGCAGTACTACAAAAGACCTGATAGACCGCTATGCTGTTAATTACCCTGTTACCCTACGACACATTTGGCACGAAGATAAAGGGTATCGCAGGCAGGAGCTACTAAATATTGCCATTGTAGAGGCTGCCAACGAATATATTATTATGACGGACGGTGATTGCATTCCGCGTGAAGATTTTGTGGAAGTACATGCCAAGTTTGCCGAGAAAGGTAGATTTCTTTCAGGAGGATACTGTAAACTCCCCATGAGTACCAGTAAAGCTATTACTAAAGACGATATACTGAGTAAACGTTGCTTTGACGTTAAATGGCTAAAAAGTATTGATAAATTGGGTTTTTCGCAAACCTTAAAACTTACTGCATCACCCGTATTGGCTACGGTTTTAGATACTGTTACAACTACCAAGCCATCGTTTAACAATTGTAACTCTTCGGGTTTTAAAGAAGATATGATTGCTATAAATGGTTATGACGAACGCATGAAATATGGTGGTCCTGACCGCGAATTTGGCGAGCGTTTAGAAAATTACGGTGTAATGGGTAAGCAAATACGCCATAAAGCTATTTGTTTGCACCTAGACCATAGTAGAGGGTATAAAACACCCGAATCGCTTGCTGCTAATTTAGCCATACGTAAAGAAGTAAAAGAAAAGAAAATTAAATGGACTCCTTACGGGATAGTGAAGGGTGAGAAGTAG
- the def gene encoding peptide deformylase has product MILPIVGYGDPVLRKQGEAITKDYPELKQVIANMYETMYNAYGVGLAAPQVGLPIRLFIIDTKPFSEDETLGKEEQEALAGFTKTFINPTIVKEDGEEWGFNEGCLSIPDVREDVYRQEQITIEYYDEDFKKHTDVYDGLIARVIQHEYDHIEGILFTDKISSLKKRLIKKKLQNILEGKIRPDYKMKFAAKRGR; this is encoded by the coding sequence ATGATATTACCAATAGTTGGATATGGCGATCCTGTGTTGCGAAAGCAAGGCGAAGCAATAACTAAAGATTACCCTGAGCTTAAACAGGTTATTGCCAATATGTACGAGACCATGTATAACGCTTATGGTGTTGGGCTTGCTGCACCGCAAGTAGGGCTACCCATACGTTTGTTTATAATTGATACCAAACCCTTTAGTGAAGATGAAACTCTGGGTAAAGAAGAGCAGGAGGCATTAGCAGGATTTACAAAAACGTTTATTAACCCCACTATAGTTAAAGAGGATGGCGAAGAATGGGGCTTTAACGAAGGTTGCCTTAGTATACCCGATGTTCGTGAGGATGTTTACCGACAGGAACAAATTACGATAGAGTATTACGATGAGGACTTTAAAAAACATACTGATGTTTACGATGGTTTGATTGCCAGAGTAATACAACATGAGTACGACCATATTGAGGGTATATTATTTACCGATAAAATATCGTCGCTTAAAAAACGATTGATAAAAAAGAAACTTCAAAACATACTTGAGGGTAAGATACGCCCTGATTATAAAATGAAATTTGCTGCCAAAAGAGGCAGATAA
- a CDS encoding FUSC family protein, translating to MIQKVKQFTDSTNFTKALTVTFAAVLPVIILSQFGLFETGFALAIGAVLTYPADIPSNIKHRTRGLLTASLIVVLCTLIANLTYVIPLLFYPITIVLVFFLSMISVYGQRATMVSFSGLLAITLASGHIHYGWDILEYCLLIWAGGFIYTATSLLFNYLSPHRYTELQLAECLKLTSKYMKQRGHLWDIDANRDEITQKQLFLQVELNTNHENLREVLLRRSSNAGNSNRSRKMLLVFISLLEVLELALSTSFDHSKLHQKFSTSPKVLSTYQNLAYNIAKTLRKISKSLENKKEYKAKHKLLRDLEKFEQAIQDYKKARGKAAADVYLLTNMLHYAEKQIEKIKVIERAFTTKTSHKDMQGRDKDLEKFLKPEYYPLHTLKENLSLSSTIFRLSLRLTITIAIGFIIGGLFPLQNVYWILLTIVVIMRPGYGLTKQRSYQRIVGTVLGCIIAFGLLAVLSNTFAIAVLAITCMLLGFTFTAINYRIGATFVTVFVVFIYSMLNPDVNEVIQYRIIDTVIGAGLAFIANYFFWPAWEFIQLPVFIKKSIEGNRNYLEEIALLYNKKGEVPTSYRVARKNAFIEVGNLTASYQRMTQEPKSKQKQQTQAYKLAVLNHTLLSSLASLGTYIQSHQTSKASDAFNVVIQAVMRNLNYAIAILNNEENTAVTELEQTQELDARFTELKHIRLQELQAIALTDKQGFNEKMQEAQLVIEQLVWLNNLSEKIVKASKQL from the coding sequence ATGATACAAAAAGTAAAACAATTTACCGATAGCACTAACTTTACCAAGGCACTTACTGTTACGTTTGCAGCAGTGTTACCTGTAATTATACTATCGCAATTTGGTTTATTTGAAACTGGATTTGCTTTGGCAATTGGCGCAGTACTTACCTACCCTGCCGATATTCCGAGTAATATAAAACACCGTACACGAGGATTATTAACAGCATCACTCATCGTGGTTTTATGTACGCTAATAGCCAACCTTACCTACGTTATACCCTTACTATTTTACCCAATAACCATAGTGTTAGTCTTTTTCCTTTCAATGATATCGGTTTACGGGCAAAGGGCTACAATGGTATCGTTTTCTGGGCTACTTGCCATAACACTTGCTAGCGGACACATTCATTACGGGTGGGATATATTGGAGTATTGCTTACTTATATGGGCTGGTGGCTTTATTTATACAGCAACCTCACTACTATTTAATTACTTGAGCCCGCACCGCTATACTGAATTGCAGCTAGCCGAATGTTTAAAACTAACTAGTAAGTACATGAAGCAACGGGGGCATTTATGGGATATTGATGCCAACCGAGACGAGATTACCCAAAAGCAACTTTTTTTGCAGGTAGAGCTAAATACCAATCACGAAAATTTGCGTGAAGTATTGTTACGCCGAAGTTCTAATGCGGGTAACTCCAACCGTAGCCGTAAAATGCTCCTCGTATTCATATCGTTATTAGAAGTGTTAGAATTAGCACTGTCTACATCTTTCGATCACAGCAAACTACATCAAAAGTTTAGTACATCGCCCAAAGTACTCAGCACTTACCAAAATTTGGCTTATAATATTGCCAAGACCTTAAGAAAAATATCAAAAAGCCTCGAAAATAAAAAGGAGTATAAGGCTAAACATAAATTATTGCGTGATCTTGAAAAGTTTGAGCAAGCAATTCAGGACTACAAAAAGGCACGAGGTAAAGCAGCAGCAGATGTATACTTACTTACTAATATGTTGCACTATGCCGAAAAGCAGATTGAAAAGATTAAGGTTATAGAGCGTGCTTTTACCACCAAGACATCGCACAAGGATATGCAAGGACGTGATAAGGATTTAGAAAAGTTTTTAAAGCCCGAATATTATCCTTTACACACACTAAAAGAAAACTTAAGTCTATCGTCTACTATTTTCAGGTTATCACTACGGCTTACTATTACAATAGCTATAGGCTTTATAATTGGCGGATTATTCCCTTTACAAAATGTATACTGGATATTACTTACTATAGTGGTTATTATGCGCCCTGGTTACGGGCTTACCAAACAGCGGTCGTACCAGCGGATTGTGGGTACGGTACTCGGTTGTATTATTGCTTTTGGGCTACTTGCTGTTTTAAGTAACACTTTTGCAATAGCAGTATTAGCAATAACCTGTATGCTATTAGGGTTTACATTTACTGCCATAAACTACCGTATTGGAGCTACATTTGTAACCGTTTTTGTAGTATTTATATACAGTATGCTAAACCCTGATGTTAACGAGGTAATACAATACAGAATAATAGATACTGTTATAGGGGCTGGGCTGGCTTTTATTGCCAATTACTTTTTTTGGCCCGCTTGGGAGTTTATACAGCTCCCTGTGTTTATAAAAAAATCGATAGAAGGCAATCGAAACTATTTGGAGGAAATAGCATTGCTATACAACAAAAAAGGAGAAGTACCCACCTCCTACCGTGTTGCCCGAAAGAATGCGTTTATCGAGGTGGGTAACCTAACGGCATCCTACCAACGTATGACGCAAGAACCTAAATCCAAACAAAAGCAGCAAACACAAGCCTACAAATTGGCGGTGCTTAACCATACGTTATTATCCTCCTTGGCATCTTTGGGTACTTACATACAATCGCACCAAACGTCAAAAGCATCCGATGCGTTTAACGTAGTAATACAAGCTGTTATGCGAAACCTAAATTATGCAATAGCCATACTAAACAATGAAGAAAATACAGCCGTAACAGAACTGGAACAAACCCAAGAATTGGATGCACGCTTTACAGAACTCAAACACATACGCCTACAAGAGTTGCAAGCAATAGCACTAACCGATAAACAGGGTTTTAACGAGAAAATGCAAGAAGCACAACTTGTAATTGAGCAATTGGTATGGTTAAACAATTTATCTGAAAAAATTGTAAAGGCTAGTAAGCAATTGTAG
- a CDS encoding 2,3,4,5-tetrahydropyridine-2,6-dicarboxylate N-succinyltransferase: MNTLQPIIEQAWENRQLLQEDKTIKAIREVIELLDNGSLRVAEPITNGWQVNEWVKKAVVMYFPIQKMETLEAGIFEYHDKMPLKRNYAQKGVRVVPNAVARHGAYISAGVILMPSYVNIGAYVDEGTMVDTWATVGSCAQIGKNVHLSGGVGIGGVLEPLQAAPVIIEDGAFIGSRCIVVEGVKVETEAVLGANVCLTASTKIIDVTGDAPVEMKGIVPARSVVIPGSYTKKFAAGEYQVPCALIIGKRKPSTDLKTSLNNALREYDVAV, translated from the coding sequence ATGAATACTTTACAACCTATAATAGAACAGGCTTGGGAAAACAGGCAACTTTTACAGGAAGACAAAACCATAAAGGCAATACGAGAAGTTATCGAATTACTCGATAATGGGTCGTTACGCGTTGCCGAACCTATTACAAATGGATGGCAAGTAAATGAGTGGGTTAAAAAAGCCGTAGTAATGTATTTCCCGATACAAAAAATGGAAACATTAGAGGCTGGTATTTTTGAATATCACGACAAGATGCCATTAAAACGCAACTATGCGCAAAAAGGCGTTCGGGTAGTACCTAATGCTGTAGCACGCCACGGAGCCTACATATCAGCGGGGGTTATATTAATGCCCAGCTATGTAAATATAGGAGCGTATGTAGATGAGGGCACTATGGTAGATACTTGGGCAACAGTAGGTAGTTGTGCACAAATAGGTAAAAATGTACACCTAAGTGGTGGTGTTGGTATTGGAGGCGTATTAGAGCCTTTACAGGCAGCCCCCGTTATTATAGAAGATGGTGCTTTTATAGGCTCCAGATGTATTGTAGTAGAAGGCGTAAAAGTAGAAACAGAGGCAGTATTAGGTGCTAATGTGTGCCTAACAGCATCTACAAAAATTATAGATGTTACAGGAGATGCTCCTGTAGAGATGAAGGGTATTGTACCCGCACGATCGGTAGTTATACCAGGTAGTTATACTAAAAAATTTGCAGCGGGCGAGTACCAAGTGCCCTGCGCATTAATTATAGGTAAACGCAAACCATCGACCGATTTAAAGACCTCGCTCAATAATGCCTTAAGGGAATATGACGTAGCGGTTTAA
- a CDS encoding DUF5606 family protein — protein MSIDKILAISGKPGLYALKVQTRTGFVAESLTDGKKITVGLRSNVSLLSEISVYTYDGEVRLSEVFTAIAKKEDKGPSISHKEDNATLIAYFREVMPDFDEDRVYASDIKKIINWYNMLQAKDLVTIEEPTEETEEAVTTETEQESDK, from the coding sequence ATGAGTATAGATAAAATATTAGCTATTTCTGGGAAACCAGGACTATATGCTTTAAAAGTACAAACCCGTACAGGATTTGTTGCAGAATCATTAACAGACGGAAAAAAGATAACAGTAGGACTGCGTAGTAACGTAAGTTTACTATCTGAAATATCAGTATATACCTATGATGGAGAAGTACGCCTTTCGGAAGTTTTTACTGCTATTGCAAAAAAGGAAGACAAAGGTCCGTCCATATCACATAAAGAAGATAATGCTACACTTATAGCTTATTTCCGTGAGGTAATGCCCGATTTTGATGAAGACAGAGTATATGCCTCTGATATTAAAAAAATAATAAACTGGTATAATATGTTACAGGCGAAAGATCTTGTAACTATAGAAGAACCTACTGAAGAAACAGAAGAAGCTGTAACTACAGAAACAGAGCAAGAATCTGACAAGTAA
- a CDS encoding glycosyltransferase family 2 protein, giving the protein MFDIAVILINYNSSKYTLNCIKSVIAKTATNINYQIIIIDNCSKKDDFDVLEQECTALGLEHLILVRSKINTGFGAGNMMGVHYANAKYYAFLNNDTLFKNDCFTILKDAIEQNSEIGIAGAQAYNRNDNFMVSLDHYASPLREIIGRGFLEKINSKKYPKRKKRYNKPVKVNFIPGSFMFIKAANFDEVGGFDSNIFLYYEETDLCKRLAANKKFAYLIPRAEFLHYHGASTERSIAIKKELKISLLYVIRKHYGLAGFSVVWLYLTIKYFFSSIVKPRHWSLFFLLLKGAHISNSLKQQQKINTE; this is encoded by the coding sequence ATGTTTGATATAGCAGTAATTCTAATTAATTATAATTCCAGCAAATACACTTTAAATTGTATCAAATCGGTTATAGCAAAAACCGCTACAAATATTAATTATCAAATTATAATTATAGACAACTGTTCTAAAAAAGATGATTTTGATGTCCTAGAGCAAGAATGTACTGCGCTTGGTTTAGAGCATTTAATACTTGTGCGAAGTAAAATAAATACTGGATTTGGAGCTGGTAACATGATGGGCGTACACTATGCCAATGCAAAATATTATGCTTTTTTAAATAACGATACACTATTTAAAAATGACTGTTTTACTATATTAAAAGATGCTATAGAACAAAATTCTGAAATTGGTATTGCAGGCGCACAGGCATACAATCGTAACGATAATTTTATGGTATCGTTAGACCATTATGCTTCTCCTTTACGTGAAATAATAGGACGCGGATTTTTAGAAAAAATAAACAGTAAAAAATATCCAAAACGTAAAAAGAGATATAACAAACCTGTAAAAGTTAATTTTATACCAGGTAGTTTTATGTTTATAAAAGCTGCTAATTTTGATGAAGTGGGCGGTTTTGATAGCAATATTTTTTTATACTACGAAGAAACCGACCTTTGTAAAAGACTTGCTGCAAATAAAAAATTTGCCTACCTGATACCGCGGGCTGAGTTTTTACATTATCATGGGGCAAGTACCGAACGCTCTATAGCTATAAAAAAAGAACTTAAGATATCATTGTTGTATGTAATACGTAAACATTATGGGTTGGCGGGTTTTAGTGTTGTGTGGTTGTACCTTACTATTAAGTACTTTTTTAGTAGTATTGTAAAACCCAGACATTGGAGTTTATTTTTCTTACTCCTTAAAGGTGCTCACATATCAAATTCGCTCAAACAACAACAAAAAATAAATACTGAATAA
- a CDS encoding glycosyltransferase, which yields MSGNNTKISALAIIYNEEHNIREYLNNMAFADEIVVVDSYSTDSTPTIIKEEYPHVRFYQRAFDDFSSQRNYTLELATYDWVTFFDADERVTEKGIREIVDTINSNPEEVALWVKRVFYYQGKPLVNNNFNEDRTARVFRKSKCRYSDKLVHEKLTIDGKSKVLKHAIEHYSFINKKDFLKKRLQYSKLKAREFYNEGVTTNIFHFTVRPGFRFFKYYILKFGFVNGRRGYEIARILGYHVYMRYVYLREMNAKRKKILVIQQKMIGDVLASTSICNTLKNEYECSRIDYLVNTFTTPVVENNPNIDNIIPFEDEYRDSKLKFFKFLRCIRKTNYDIVVDAYAKWESGIITSCSGAKSKIGYKKWYTSFFYNKTVEPDKTVSGSALYHRMQLAEAVTGKKHPIVYPKIYLTNEEQQEARNKMNEQLDLQLPVIMISVLGSNDIKSLPAAEMARVIDKISSTCNAQLLFNYIPLQTEKAKEIYNLCQPKTQDKIFFDFYFNDLRAFLAVLGQCSALIGNEGGAVNMAKALNVPTFTIFSPWINKNSWNMLTDEDKHKALHLRDYFPEIYGEKHPKEFKDQSLELYKKLTLNLFEKDLEVFLAYVMQQTETKTTSHPSLSRKESI from the coding sequence ATGAGCGGAAACAACACTAAAATATCTGCCCTCGCTATTATTTATAACGAGGAACATAACATACGGGAGTACCTTAACAATATGGCTTTTGCCGACGAAATTGTGGTGGTAGATTCCTATAGTACTGATAGCACTCCTACTATAATTAAGGAGGAGTATCCGCATGTGCGTTTTTACCAACGTGCTTTTGACGATTTTTCGTCGCAACGTAATTATACTTTAGAACTTGCAACGTACGATTGGGTTACCTTTTTTGATGCCGACGAGCGTGTTACAGAAAAGGGAATTCGTGAAATTGTAGATACCATAAATAGTAACCCCGAAGAGGTTGCCCTTTGGGTTAAACGTGTTTTTTACTACCAAGGTAAACCGCTTGTAAATAACAACTTTAATGAGGATAGAACGGCTCGGGTATTCCGAAAATCGAAATGCCGTTATTCTGATAAACTAGTACACGAGAAGCTGACTATTGATGGAAAAAGCAAAGTACTTAAACACGCTATAGAGCATTACTCGTTTATTAACAAAAAAGACTTTTTAAAGAAACGATTACAATACTCTAAACTAAAAGCAAGAGAGTTTTATAACGAAGGGGTTACCACCAATATATTCCACTTTACGGTACGACCAGGTTTCCGATTTTTTAAATATTATATCCTAAAGTTCGGTTTTGTTAATGGGCGTCGTGGTTACGAAATTGCACGCATACTAGGGTACCATGTATACATGCGTTATGTGTATTTACGAGAAATGAATGCCAAACGCAAAAAAATATTGGTTATACAACAAAAAATGATTGGCGATGTATTAGCAAGTACAAGCATTTGCAATACGTTGAAAAATGAATACGAATGTTCTCGCATAGATTACCTTGTAAACACATTTACAACCCCCGTAGTAGAAAACAATCCAAATATTGATAATATTATTCCTTTTGAGGATGAATACCGCGATAGCAAGCTAAAATTTTTTAAATTTTTAAGGTGCATACGAAAAACTAATTATGATATTGTGGTTGATGCCTATGCAAAATGGGAAAGCGGTATTATAACGTCGTGCTCAGGCGCTAAATCTAAAATAGGCTATAAAAAGTGGTACACCTCATTTTTTTACAATAAAACGGTAGAGCCCGACAAAACAGTTTCAGGCTCAGCGTTATACCACCGCATGCAACTTGCCGAGGCCGTAACAGGCAAAAAGCACCCTATAGTATATCCTAAAATATACCTTACAAATGAGGAGCAGCAGGAGGCGAGAAATAAGATGAATGAGCAACTGGATTTACAGCTCCCAGTAATAATGATAAGTGTTTTGGGTAGTAATGATATTAAAAGCCTACCTGCCGCCGAAATGGCTAGGGTAATTGATAAAATTAGCAGCACTTGCAATGCGCAGCTACTGTTTAATTACATACCATTGCAAACAGAAAAGGCTAAGGAAATATACAACTTGTGCCAACCTAAAACGCAGGATAAAATATTTTTTGATTTCTATTTTAATGATTTAAGGGCTTTTTTAGCAGTATTAGGGCAATGTAGCGCACTTATAGGTAACGAGGGTGGTGCTGTAAACATGGCGAAAGCATTAAATGTACCTACGTTTACAATATTTTCACCGTGGATAAACAAAAATTCATGGAACATGCTTACGGATGAGGATAAACACAAGGCATTACATTTAAGGGATTATTTCCCAGAAATATATGGCGAAAAGCATCCTAAAGAGTTTAAAGACCAATCGTTGGAACTGTACAAAAAACTAACGCTAAATTTATTTGAAAAAGACCTTGAGGTATTTTTAGCTTACGTGATGCAGCAAACAGAAACAAAAACTACTTCTCACCCTTCACTATCCCGTAAGGAGTCCATTTAA
- a CDS encoding glycosyltransferase: MFSHYLITRFNLKNPKWDVTKNNESLLTDEWLEHRLWLFENFCFPSVTAQANKNFTWLIYFDVTTTNEYREKIEALIAGHSNIRLFYIEGMPAFYPEIKKRITAETKDVPYLITSRIDNDDCVSKNFISEVQKQFNQQDYRAIDVIKGYSLQIKPDIMLGKKEHIFNPFISLIEKNDDPKTVWLNDHNHWKKETRVTQVTHTRLWMSIIHEKNKVNEFDGYGNIAWNDIKNEFIVSPTMEANISKNILPHSQWAWTSFKNALYVNWVLFNKMLKKALGIYKIKS, encoded by the coding sequence ATGTTTAGTCATTACCTCATTACCCGTTTTAATTTAAAAAATCCGAAGTGGGACGTTACCAAAAATAACGAATCGTTACTAACGGATGAGTGGCTGGAACATCGTTTGTGGCTTTTCGAAAACTTTTGCTTCCCATCGGTAACTGCACAAGCCAATAAAAATTTTACATGGCTTATTTATTTTGATGTAACTACAACTAATGAGTATCGGGAAAAAATTGAAGCTTTAATTGCTGGGCATAGCAACATAAGGTTATTTTACATTGAGGGCATGCCTGCTTTTTATCCTGAGATAAAAAAACGGATAACTGCCGAAACGAAAGACGTGCCTTACCTTATTACATCGCGTATTGATAACGACGATTGTGTGAGCAAAAATTTTATAAGCGAGGTACAAAAGCAATTTAACCAACAGGATTACAGGGCAATTGATGTTATAAAAGGCTATTCGTTACAGATAAAACCCGATATTATGTTGGGTAAAAAGGAGCATATTTTTAATCCGTTTATTAGCCTTATCGAAAAGAATGACGACCCAAAAACGGTGTGGCTTAACGACCACAACCATTGGAAGAAGGAAACACGGGTTACACAGGTTACGCATACACGCCTATGGATGTCTATCATTCACGAAAAAAACAAAGTAAATGAGTTTGACGGTTATGGCAACATAGCATGGAACGATATAAAAAATGAGTTTATTGTTTCGCCTACCATGGAGGCAAACATTAGTAAAAATATACTACCGCATAGCCAATGGGCTTGGACAAGTTTTAAAAATGCATTGTATGTAAATTGGGTACTATTCAATAAAATGCTCAAAAAAGCGTTGGGTATCTACAAGATTAAATCATAA
- a CDS encoding glycosyltransferase family 2 protein codes for MRKLPTSTLVTPTYNWPEALELLLLSLLRQTRLPDEIIIADDGSTAETKKVIDKYKEKFSVPLIHVWHEDKGNRKPAIMNKAIAQAKGDYIIEIDGDIIMEKHFVEDHLRFAEQGMYLFGSRVNIKQEKLPELFEKQLTHFSFLSNGIKKRGRTLRVPFLMQFAKPTELRSKKLRGCNMSFWRKDFLAINGFNENLVGWGIDDSEMIQRLHNLGIQGKRLKYSGIAYHIYHKEQSKSHIDVNRKIEEETTLKKLTYIEKGVSQYL; via the coding sequence ATGCGAAAACTACCTACTTCTACCCTTGTAACCCCTACCTATAACTGGCCTGAGGCATTGGAACTGCTTTTATTAAGCTTATTGAGGCAAACCCGCCTACCAGACGAGATTATTATTGCCGATGATGGTTCTACAGCCGAAACTAAAAAAGTAATTGATAAGTATAAGGAAAAGTTCAGTGTGCCGTTAATACATGTGTGGCACGAAGATAAGGGAAACAGAAAACCTGCTATAATGAACAAGGCTATAGCACAGGCAAAAGGTGATTATATTATTGAAATTGATGGTGATATTATAATGGAGAAGCATTTTGTAGAAGACCATTTACGCTTTGCCGAACAAGGAATGTATTTATTTGGTTCGAGAGTAAACATTAAGCAAGAAAAATTACCCGAATTATTTGAAAAACAACTTACTCATTTCAGCTTTTTATCTAATGGTATAAAAAAAAGAGGGCGTACACTACGTGTACCTTTCCTTATGCAATTTGCAAAACCTACAGAATTACGCTCTAAAAAACTTAGAGGTTGTAATATGTCTTTTTGGCGAAAAGACTTTTTAGCAATAAATGGTTTTAATGAAAACCTTGTAGGTTGGGGCATTGATGATTCCGAAATGATACAACGTCTTCACAACCTTGGTATACAAGGCAAAAGACTAAAATATAGCGGTATAGCCTACCACATTTACCATAAAGAACAATCGAAAAGCCATATTGACGTAAATAGAAAGATTGAAGAAGAAACTACTCTAAAAAAATTGACGTATATTGAAAAAGGGGTTAGCCAGTATCTATAA